From a single Nicotiana tomentosiformis chromosome 2, ASM39032v3, whole genome shotgun sequence genomic region:
- the LOC138904677 gene encoding uncharacterized protein produces the protein MKRKFAEELFSMFLSLSFERKFEKLMNKHEALGKWVLKMKNKRFDRKEEKEQRNEACIGKQPTLRIQRQPADECEQSINVTNIVHYYESYLVLDEIGTDCSDSESKSDSNSGEVEYDSDELQIFASQKKREIMPCLDNYKELYKGMRFKNIPEARKYLNLYALANKKELKLKKSSTKKLRYRCVFDCPFVIHITPDEDLPEVRVRTLKAKHTCDEAFKNSRVDYYTIANYFKKKVKDNPKFKIKEMRVELKNTFNVNVSYGKCKRAKRPILEKLDGSFIDDYNRLEAYANELRVSNPVSDVVINLSKDTLSQDIVTRPTTVSESKTRLLQRQKPPQPSSVRVISFTGDTNGVSPLSSLPFKPPCLKWKGKSVVTRSQLEMQSKKKVDKLKPRRGSN, from the exons ATGAAGAGGAAATTTGCTGAGGAACTATTTTCGATGTTTTTGTCATTATCATTTGAGAGAAAGTTTGAAAAATTGATGAACAAACACGAAGCTTTGGGGAAATGGGTTTTAAAGATGAAGAACAAG CGGTTTGAtcggaaagaagaaaaagaacaaaggaATGAGGCTTGTATAGGGAAACAGCCGACGCTTCGCATTCAAAGGCAACCTGCCG ATGAGTGTGAGCAGTCTATTAATGTGACTAACATAGTCCATTATTATGAGTCTTATCTAGTATTAGATGAAATTGGTACTGATTGCAGTGATTCTGAATCTAAATCTGATTCTAATTCTGGAGAGGTAGAGTATGATAGTGATGAATTACAAATATTTGCTAGTCAAAAGAAAAGAGAGATTATGCCATGTTTGGATAATTATAAGGAACTGTATAAGGGTATGAGATTCAAGAATATACCTGAAGCAAGAAAATATCTTAACCTCTATGCGTTAGCAAACAAAAAGGAGCTTAAATTAAAGAAAAGTTCTACAAAAAAGCTAAGGTATAGATGTGTATTTGACTGCCCCTTTGTTATTCATATTACTCCAGATGAGGACCTTCCTGAAGTTAGGGTAAGGACCTTAAAAGCAAAGCATACCTGTGATGAAGCATTTAAAAATTCTAGGGTTGATTATTATACAATAGCAAATTACTTCAAGAAGAAGGTGAAAGATAACCCAAAGTTTAAAATAAAAGAGATGAGAGTAGAACTGAAAAACACATTCAATGTTAATGTTAGTTATGGAAAGTGCAAGAGGGCTAAGAGGCCGATTTTAGAGAAACTGGATGGTAGCTTCATAGATGATTACAATAGACTTGAGGCATATGCCAATGAGCTTAGAGTAAGTAATCCAGTCAGTGATGTTGTTATTAATTTGTCAAAAGATACTCTTTCTCAAG ATATAGTTACAAGGCCAACAACTGTGTCAGAATCTAAAACAAGACTTTTGCAAAGGCAAAAACCACCTCAACCTTCAAGTGTAAGGGTAATTTCATTCACTGGTGATACAAATGGTGTCAGTCCTCTATCATCACTTCCTTTCAAACCACCATGCCTCAAATGGAAGGGAAAAAGTGTTGTAACTCGAAGCCAGCTGGAGATGCAAAGCAAAAAGAAAGTGGATAAGCTGAAGCCAAGAAGGGGAAGCAACTGA
- the LOC138904678 gene encoding uncharacterized protein has translation MGSNTIIGALFQEGTSQVRPPYFNGQHCSHWKVRMDTYTMSYVIKVWRVIKKGNLLIFPKKDANSQVIVSTDPLDLDDYTDEQVDAITVNAKTKNLLYNAISGQEFEKISSCETAKEMWDKLKVTYEGTNKVKETRINLLVRDYELFKWRMPKVIALECQDMDKISYDELRGDLIAFEKTHLDRQIQENKKTVAFKATLVEPKNEEEEEGREQDENIAMLSQVVNNMMRRNIQNRRGKFNFRKGRMTNEADKNDGRCYE, from the exons ATGGGATCTAATACTATTATTGGTGCTCTCTTTCAAGAAGGAACCTCTCAGGTTCGACCTCCTTACTTCAACGGTCAGCATTGCTCTCACTGGAAAGTTCGCATGGATACGTATACTATGTCATATGTCATCAAAGTATGGCGGGTGATCAAAAAGGGAAATCTTCTAATTTTTCCCAAGAAGGATGCAAACAGTCAAGTCATCGTATCTACTGATCCTCTTGACTTGGATGATTACACGGATGAACAAGTTGATGCCATCACTGTTAATGCAAAAACAAAAAATCTACTGTACAATGCTATCAGTGGACAAGAATTTGAAAAGATATCAAGTTGTGAAACTGCAAAAGAAATGTGGGACAAACTGAAAGTCACTTACGAAGGAACCAACAAAGTGAAAGAGACTAGGATAAATCTCTTGGTTCGGGACTATGAGTTATTCAAATGGAGGATG CCAAAGGTCATTGCGTTGGAATGTCAAGATATGGACAAAATTTCCTATGACGAGCTCAGAGGTGATCTAATTGCTTTTGAGAAAACTCATCTTGACAGACAAATTCAAGAGAATAAGAAAACTGTTGCTTTCAAGGCAACTTTGGTTgaaccaaaaaatgaggaagaagaagaaggaagagaacAAGATGAAAACATTGCAATGCTCTCTCAAGTCGTAAACAACATGATGAGAAGAAACATACAAAATAGAAGAGGGAAGTTCAACTTCAGGAAAGGAAGGATGACTAATGAAGCTGATAAAAATGATGGAAGGTGTTACGAATGA